taatttttatttttaattatattttatatatgtatttgtgtctgtctgCATACATACAAGTGAGTGTTAGCATGCCATGTTacacatatagaggtcagaggacaacttgaaggaattatgtctctcctttccctctgtgggttctggaggtcaAATTCAGTCATCAAGCTcgttggcaagtgcctttactcaccgAGCTGGTCTGCTTTAATTCTTCTTTATTGCTTTGCTTTATAAATCAATTTTCACATCTATAATCATACATTCATCCATAACAATAAGCcagcttcatatatatatatattctgcctggctctgcctcccaagtgctgggattaaaggcatgtgccaccaccgcctggcttattttactttatattttatgatCCTGTGTAATTGAGCTGCTGTTGTCTAGAATGTTCTGTGCTTTTCCTTTTAGTAACTTCTGAggagattctttcttccttcctccagcctcagccttgaATGTAGGATAGCTTCATGCCTTTATCTGACTGTCTTTCTAGAACATTTAACTGAAGAAAATAGAATTGGTGGTCCTGTCCAGTCTTCTGGAGAGAATAAGCCCAAGAGTGTGAAGGTACCAGATGTCCCGGAAGGTGATGGGACAAGGCAGAGTGGTGATGGATCGGATGGCCTGCTACCCAGCCAGGCTGAAGTGGAGAAGGGGTCCCAGAAGAAGTCTCTAGTCAAAAGGAGAGATCCAAGGGGCCCTGAAAGCATGGACTCACAGCCCAAGCCATGGGCCAGGGGCACAGCACCACCCCATAGAAGAAACCCGGGCACTACCCAGTCCCCAGGGGACAAGGAGAGCAGGGCAAGTGCCCAGCTCCGCAGGAATGCCAGCTCTGCGGGAAGGCTGCAGGGACTCTGCAGCAATGTCCCAGGGAAGAGAGATTGCAAGAAAGCTGAAGCATATCTGCCTTCAGGAAAGAAGCGACCTAAAAGTCTTGAAATTACTACTTATTCAAGCCAAGGAGAACCCCCAGATTCAGAAGGTCTTCTGACTCCAGAGGAGACAACGGATGGGAATCCACACTTGGCTCCTTCTTCCCTGAGAATAGCCGTCCTGAATGAAGGGCCTACTGGGGCTCTAGAAAAGGGCTCAGAGAATCCAGAACCTTCCATGGTCCCCAATGAAGAAACATTCAGGAACACACCTTCCAAAACATCGTTGACTGGAGAGGAGAAATGTACTACATCCTGGAAGGAAAATGGAACTGGGAGTCCAGAGATCCCTGGGAGCTCGGGGAAGATGGCAGCCAGCACGTGCTGTGAGTCCTGCGGTCCAGAAGAGCCTTTGCCACTGTGTGGAAAACCAGCCCAAGCCCCAGAAGACCCAGCATCCTTAGGATCGACAGCTTGTAAAGGTATCCTCCCCTGCTCTCCGgaatttccttttattcttatCACATTTATATTGCTGGGATACCTGGTTGCCTCCAGGGGTCCCTTTGCAAACATGACGCAGGCCCAGGAGGATGCACATTTTCACATCTTGCACAAAGGGTTGCATCCGATTTCAGTTGGTGCCTGAGCTCTCAGAAGTTTTTGGATAGAGCCACAGGCTAGGTTAAGAATATAAAAAGAGGGGGTTAAAACATTCTTTTCCCACAGTGACTCCACAGTGTAGTCTTGGGGCAGAGATTCTGCTAACCACCTTTCTCTGAGCAGTGGGAAAGATGTTGACCCCAAACCCTCTTACTGGGAAATTAGTCATCAGGATTGTGTTGTCTGTGAGAAATAGAAACCACCAGCTCAGATGAATAATACACAAGTTTGTTCCTCTTTCATACAGACGTGAGTCATTTGTGTGACCACAACTAAACTTCTGCTGAGCTGTTTTTCtgcttcaagttttttttttttcccctgaaattcATAGCCTCAGAGGTTATAAGCCCCTGGCTCCATTCAAGAGTATGGAGTGACAGAAGGGACATCATGATGTAGAGAAAGTTTTTAAAGGTTTCTACAAGTCATTTGTTCTCGCTCACTTCCCTTTGACTGGAATTTGATCAATGGCTTCTGCTAACAGGAGGCTGCGAATCTGGAGTGAGGAGTGAGGTGGAGGGGCAGCTGTGTAGGCAAACAGTTTATTCTGTCACGCAAAAGGGtccttatggaacactatgatgTTTGATTGTGAGGCAAATCcctggggctgggagggaggaggaaggaagagctaatggattgtgtgtgtgtttctatttcttcttgtgtctctgttgtttctgacGCAGAAACAACATTGCCTATAATCTCGGAGCAGAACTTTCATAACTGCTATGTCCTCACTGTGAGATTCTCCTCCTAGCTTTATAAAGTCCCttgctttgcttttatttcttgaatGGGAGCAGAGGACTCACCCAACACACACGTTTCAAATGCTTGCCATATTATATTCTCTGGCCAGATTTTCTGCTAGGAGTGAAGACCTGTCCATGAGGCACACAGTGACCATTCCTAAGAGCTCTTGCTTGAGTTGTGGGcaatctgtggtggtttgaaatacaAAAGCAAATGCTGTCAGCatggtttgctttcttttaaatgagCCACTAGATCTGTATCTGCAAAAGGGGGAAAGCATAGGCTTTATAGCAAAGGGCCACAAGTGTCTCACAAAATAAATGCCGGAGAATGTGAGGGCCTAGAAAAGCTTCGCCCTCAGCTCTCAGCCTCAGTGGCCTGTTTATAGCTTCATTTGGATGGAAGTCAGAGAAGAGCATGCTGGGAAGTGGCCAACTCTAACTGAGAATGTGTGCATCCTATGAACAACTGCTCTCTTGTAACTATCTTGGGTTTgtcactgagattttttttttcccactgctgTGTCTCCAGGAAGGTCACAGGACAAGGCTGCATGTCCTCTTTGCCACACCCAGAAAGGAGACCCGCATGCTGGTACCTGTGTGCAAAGTTTCTGCAGCTGCTCCATTGCTCCTGGGGATCCCAAGGCCCCAGGCAAATGCTCACCCATATGCTCCCAGTGCCAACGTTCACTTGCAGGAAAGAACTGTGGAGACCAGAGCCCCCAGCCCCTACCACAGTGCCCACGTCACATGAAGCAGGTGCAGCTGCTCTTCTGTGAGGACCACAGGGAGCCCATATGCCTCATCTGCAGGCTGAGTCAGGAACATCAAGGCCATCGAGTGCGTCCCATGGAGGAGGCTGCACTGGAGTATAAAGTAGGTGTTCACTCCCACGTAGATGCCTCTGCTTGTGTTCTTCTTCATCCAACCTCTCTGGGATGTGGCTGTGTTAGTCAGGATTCCTGGCTCTAAATGTTCAAAACGCAAGACAGACTAGGAGGGCGAAGAAGGAACTGGTAATTCATATTgctcagaagtccaaggtcactGGTTTTGAGAATGGATCCAGAGCCCCCATGGGGACCCCTTGGTGATGGATTCACACCATTTCTTTCCCAAAACCCTCCTCTTGCTCCCAATTGCAGCACCCCAGCTCTGCTTCCACAAGTAGATTCTTCCCTCTAGAACTGAAACGGCTAGAGTCAAATGTAAGCATCTAAACCCACATTCTTCTCCAGGAGCAAATCCAGAAGCAGCTGGAGCGTCTGAGGGAGCTGAGGGGATGTGTGGAGAAACACAAACTACAACAGGGAGATAAGAAGACAAAGAACTTCCTGGTGAGTCCCAGCAGCCAGTCCTTGCCCCTTTACACctgcagggaagaggagggagcatGTGCAATGGTCCCTGAGGCTCTGCCCTGACTCACAGGGCAGCAGAGGTGGTCTCAGTGGGATGGTAGGGAGGTTTAAGGTGAGCTCATTCCTTCTTGCAGCTCCATGTCAGGGGAGAGGGCCACCTCCAAGGGCtgctcattctctccttcttacAACTAAAGAGCTTAGAGAAACTAGAGAGATCACTTCAAAAACTCTCTGTATTGTTTATAGAATTATTGTTGcagctgaagatgtagctcagccGGGAGAGTGGAAACACAGGACCAATGAGGCCCCAAGTCCCATCCCCAGTGTGGTAAAAACTAGATGTGGGGGCACACGGGTGACCTCACCATTTGGagggtagaggccagaggatcaatTCAAGTTCATCATTAACACAGCAAGTCCCATGGGCTACATTAGACTCCCACACATAGCAACAAATCTGGTAGTGTTgacatgcacttgtaatcctagcattcaggaggaaaaGGTAGGAAAACTGCCACAAGTCTGAGGCCGGCCtgatctacataacaagttccaggctagccagggctacatagtgagatcctgtcttagatGACAGTAGtaataataacataatttttatttataaattttataaaaactgtATTGACTTTtggattttttcccccagttCTAGGGATAGGACCTAGGACTTTGTATTTTCTAGGAAGGGGTTTTATCCTGGAGATAAATCCTCCAGCTCccattttttggctttttgagactaGATCTCATTATATACTCCTGGATGGCCTGGATGTCAACCTACTATAATGACCTcttttttgattatttgtttgtttttttagtcagggtttctttgtgtagccctggctgtcctggaactcactctatggaccaggctgacctcaaactcagagatctgcctgcctctgcctcccgggtgctgggattaaagacgtgcaccccACAGCCCCAAATAATGACCTCATCTTAACTAAATAAATCCACAAGTGTCCTACCTCCAGATAAAATCATATTCTGAGGTACTGGGACTTCAACATGGAAATTTTGGAGGGGAAATCACTGAAGCTAGCACCATATTCAGCAGATTTTCCCAAGAGCTAGCTAGCCCCTTTTATGCTCAGTCTGTTCTGGAAAGTTCCATACAGACTGCTCCTTATTCTGGAGCCCAGGTCTCTAAGAGGCTGAGAATCTTGGTTACATTTAAATTGCTGTGAagacgggggctggagagatggctcggcagttaggagcactggctgctcttgcagaggacccgggctCAAGTCACAGTATTTATTTaaatggtggcttacagccaccccaacttcagttccagggcatctgaagccctcttttcacttctgagggcaccaggcacacatatggtacacatgcacgcctatgggggccgttctcactCAAACTTCACACTGAGGAAGCCTGCCTCTCATCCATCACTGTGAGGTGGGTTTTGAGGGTATCCCTAGATATATACTTCCAGCCCACACCCATACATCTCCCAATTCTATGTTCcccagaaacaaacagaaacccagcAGCAGAGGATTTCATGTCAGCTAGAGAAGCTGTACCAATTCCTGGAGCAGCAAGAGCAACTCTTTGTGACCTGGCTACAGGAGCTAGGCCAGACCATTGGCAAAGTCCGAGAGACATATGACACCCGAATTTCCCGAGACATTGCCCTCCTGGATGAAATTATTGGAGAACTAGAGGCCAAGCAAGACCAGCCAGAGTGGAAGCTGATgcaggtgggtgtgtgtgtgctcggcCTTTCCCTACCTGTTGTGCCCAGTGGGAAATTCAGACTCTTGTCACTGCTCAAGGCAGGAAGCAAGGCCGTTGAGGTCTGGCACGGGACTTGGTCTCAATGACCCATGCCTCTTGGGTTCACATCTCTTTTATAAGGTCTCTTGGGAGCCCAGAACATCTCAGCATCTGAGATGCCCCTGGCATCGCccagaaaagataaacaaactGCAATGCAGTTGAACAGTGGGCTCTGGCAGGGTTTCTACCCTTGTGGTTAGAATTACAATAAAGGAGGAAAGTTCCTATTTGTCGGTACCCTATGACTGGGAGTCCTTGAAAGACCAGAGAGCATCTTGCAGCCTGGGAATCACAGACTCTTAGAGACTGGTAACTGAGagcttccctctcttctctcctaggACATTGGAGTCACGTTGCACAGGTACACATTGCAGATGTCCCATGGTGTCCCCTTTGGTGTCTTGCAGGAAGTATTTGGATGGGACAGTCCTAGGAAAGACCTGGGTCTGTAATTGAGGACTCCTGTTTCCTTAAGCTTCCTGAGATCAACCTTTCTGGATTTGTGTGGGAGCTTGGCCAGGTGGGAGTGTGTAGGACATGAACGGAATACTGAGAAGGGATTTATTCCAGTCCTGCTGACACAGATGCTTCTTTGCATCCTCTTGAATGGATTGCATCCCATGCCACTTGTTTTATGacattggcctctggcctcaAGCACTTTTAGGGAGTCCTTGGGGATCAGTTTGGAGGTAGGCTAAGCCTAGCAggcaaggggaagagagagatgagATAGAAAAGGCTACATCTCATCATTACTTGGGAGCTTTACAAAATGTTGGTGTCTAAGCCACAGCCACACCAATTAAGTCTCAATCTTGGGGTTGGGACTTGGAcattagtgttttttaaaaattatttttccagtaaaaTATGCATAACATAAATTTTCAGCTATTTTATGTCTGCAGTGTACTGATATTCATACATTCATCTAACTGTGAACATACTATCACTGTCCACCTCCAGAACCTTTTCATCTTCCACACAGGAACTCTGTACCATTAAACACTCATTCCTCATCCTCCGTCCCTTATTGCCTGGCAACCACCATTCTGTTTTTCCGGTTTCTTAGTCTGGCTGTTCTAAATACTGCACATTAGCAGAATCATAAAAAGTTTGTCCTGTAGCCTTCGGCTTACTTTCATTCAATATAATGTTTTCACAGTTCATGGTGTAGCATGAATCAGAACTCCACTCCTTTTAATTGCCAAGTGACACTCCTTTGTACACAGACATCACATCATCCTTATCTAGTCGCTTACTGATGGACATTTGGACTGTTTCCACCTTTGGGCTATTGGGAATGGTGTTGTTATGACCAGGGATATACAAGTGCTACTTGAGATTCTGCTTTCAATTGCTCGGATTTTACACTTACAAGTAGAATCATTGTATGTccatctatttaaaatttttaaggaaTCTGCATACTATTTCCCACGGTAGAAGCACCATTTTGCATTCCCACCCACAGTGCTAATTTCTCCACTGTCAACTTGTaatttcctgttattattttactGCCATTATAAGGGccattcttttttgggggtggggaggggaggtttgagacagggtttcttctctgtgtagctttgcgcctttcctggatcttgctttgtagcccaggctggcctcgaactcacagaatccgcctgcctctgcctctgagtgctgggattacaggcgtgcgccaccaccgccctggcaTGGGGCCATTCTAATAGGTGTGAAGTGGtactcctttttcccttttttctttcaataGCAACAGCAGAGAAGTATAATTAATTTGACATAGAGAATTCTGATAGCGAGAGTAACTCAATTTGAAGGCTGTTATTTAAACTCATTGTGATTTTTATAACAGTGGCCCAGAAATGCTGATCTGCAGCTGAAGTTGAGGACCAGTGTCAGAACTTTGAGACTAGGGAAGATTTCTTTGTGTCACCCAAACTGGGATGCGTGTATTTAGTGGGGATGGTCTCACTATCACCTCATAGGGACTCAGGCTACATCTTGCTCTTGTCTTCTCTGGCCAACAATCTCTTGTCTCTAGGGCCAAGATGGTGACTGTCTCTGAGCCACTGGTCACTCCTCCAGATGTCAGAgaaaagatccacctgctctaTCAGAGATCAAAGTTTGTGGAGAAGAGTATGCAGTATTTCTCAGGTGAGCAAGcctgaagagagaggggaagcacCTGCTCACTTCCTCCCTGAATCCACGCAGCCCAGAGCCTGTCCGTTCACTTCCCCACCTACTGAAGCCTTTATGACCCTGCCTAGCTTCTTTCTGACCTAACTCtctgttccctttcctccatttcagAAACACTGCGCTCTGAAATGGAAACATTCAGTGCTGTGGATGAGGCAAAATGGGGAGGGCATTGGTCTAGCAGACTACaggcccagggtttgattcccaacatgaACCTAAAATGGGATGGTGGAAATGCACAGGACTATGCTATAGTACTTTACCCAGAAGTGGAAGCTGGGGGATCAGAACCTCAGGATTACCTTCAGCCTCAGCAAACCCAAGGCAtgcctaagctacatgagaccctttctcagaacAACAAACGAAAAATTAGATCTCTCTTGAAATGGAagccttcatttgtaagtatgGTGGTGGAGATATAAGCTAACCAAGAGTTTTTGTAATTGTTCTTTATCTGTTGCTTTGGGGGAACTAGAAGATGGGGAAACACCTAGAACAGAGGCATCAGACAGGTCATAAAAGGCCCCCTCAGCTCTGTTTGGTCCCTGGGTCTGCCTAGTTCATTGAAGTAACCTCTTCAGTCTCTAGGGTGCCTGGGAGGCCATGGGTTATAACTAACCTAGGATGCAGAGCCCTAAGCAGGAGAATCCTATCTTCTCTTGTGGGGATAGTATAATTCAGACTCCCTCGATAAATATGCTTAGAACTTTCTTTATTCCATCTTTCCCCCTCTGTAGTTCCAGAACTGACTGGTGCTCAGGAACAAGCTGGTAAGTGCCTAGATCAAGGCAAGTAGTAGCCTTAGTATACCAGGTCCCTGAATGTCCCTGTCCCCTCTGCCTTAGATGGGGAGAACCTAGAGTGAAGCCTAAagatccccacccccagccaggtGTTCTTATTCTTCCTGCAGTTTCCGGAATTCTGATCTAGCAACTGCTCACCCCAACCTCAACTTCTCTGACATAAAGAGTGTGAGATTTGGAAACAAATCATACCTACTGCCTGACAGTCCCCGAAGATTCTAAACTTACATCATCACTCTGGATACTCCTAGCCTTGACTCCAGCTGCCATCACTGGGAGGTGGAGTTTGGGAGTGTGCAAAGTACTGGCAAGCAGAAAGGGAAATataactctatagaccaggctggtctcaaactcacagagattcatctgcctctgcctcccaagagctgggatttaaaggtgtgcactaccactgaacAGCTTAGTTCTCAATTTGACCTCTCTGGGTTTTGAAGGTGATGCCTTTAAAGGCAGCACATTTAGCTCTCTATTGCATGCATTGTATCTCCAACACTCTTCCTCCATCTCAAGGCCCAATCATGGCCGAGAGACCCTTATATTCTAATAAATCTCATACCTGAAGGGAATTATGTATCAGCTTCCTTTAGGCAGACTGCTGCTATTCTTATCATTACAAAATACTCTTTTGTAACTTGCcttttaatttattctatttattgGTTGTATTGTATTGTACTACATTAACATATAATGATTTAACCATAGCTTAGAAGGTAGGCTGTACATATTTTACTGGGTAACAGTATTACTTTTGGGTGTATGCATGAATGCATATGGTGTGTGCCTGTTTGCATGatggtgttcatgtgtgtgtaaatgtgcgtGTATATGACATATGGAGAGCAGAGATCAACCTCAGATACCATCCTTTTTTTGATTTTCTgcacagggtttctcactggcctgaaactggctAAGCAGAGTAGGATAGCTGGTTTGCAAGCCTCAGGGAACCCCCCaatgtctgtctccccagcattGAGATTAtgtctggctttttttccccccttggtttttcgagacagggtttctctgtgtagctttgcacctttagTGGAACTtggttttggagaccaggctggcctcaaactcacagagatccacctggctctgcttcccagtgctgggattaaaggcgtgcgccaccatcacccagctgtgtctggcttttttttttttttttaaacaacaacacaCACGTACATGTTTACTCATTTTGTTGATAGTTTCCATACTCTGTATTTTAAGCCATGGTTGAGTGAGTTGGCTATTAGTGTtggcatggttttttttttgttgttgttgtttgttttttgtggagctgaggatcaaacccagggccttgtgcttgctaggcaagcactctaccactgagctaaatccccaacccctagtgtTGGCacgtttaaaaagaaaaaagttcgaCATCCTGATGGAGGCTGTCCTTTCATTCCTGGAGGTGTGGGGCTGTGACAGTCAGCTCTAACCTGATGGCACTGTGTTTTTGCTTAACCAGAAATGAACTGCTCTATCCCGGTCATTGGAGTGCTCTGACCTGAGTAATAATTTACACAGCCCCCCTGTGATGACTAACGAAACTTAATATGGAGCCAGGAATCCCCTATGGGCCCTTGACCTTTTGCTCTCTAATGCCTGGGAGATCCTAGTGGTTTTCAGATTAAGAACAgaataggccaggcggtggtagtgcacgcctttaatcccagcactcggaggcagaagcaggcagtctgtgttcgaggccagcgatttccaggacagccagggctacacagagaaacccaggtcttgaaaaaccaaaaaaaaaagactatgctAATGGGCTGTGAGGTATTAACAGTTGCTGTTGCTTCTGTAAACCCTGCTTATCGCTATGGGAAAGGAGCAGAATGGTCTCTTTATTACTATATAGGGTAAAACAATTTTCCTGCCCAGCTGTGGATTCCATGGATATTTGTAATGCATACCTTTCTGATGCCTGCCTTAAAAACCCACCCCAATCCCTCTTCCAGGTCACTCTCTAAGGCAGCAGTCCTTCTGCTAACAGTAAGAATAAATTCATTTCATCCTAATTTGAGTTGAGTCCAAGTCTTTGCTTTCTCCCAGTGGATTCGAACACCACAACAGAGGAAAGCAACCAGTGCCCATAGATTGTCCTAAACTTCATTAGTGCTTCACCAGGAATAAACTGAGTACGGAAAGAGAGACGAAAGAGCGGAGTTGGTGGGTCGGACTTGTTTTCCTCAcactcgggaagctgaggcaggagaccgccatgagttccaggtcagaaaGTCTGTAAGAGGCCAAAAATGAGTAGGGAAATGGAAACtccttttaaaatacaatgaCAATGTAGAGGTTAGTAAACTGGAACCTAAGCACAGCCCAGCACGCAGGTTCCGCTAGAGTATCAAGGAGGGGCGGACACCAGCACCGGACACACCCAGGGCGCACGCCAGGAGGTCCTGAACCCGCGGGAATGCTGCAAAGGAAACCCTGGCGACGTGGTGTGGCCAACTTCCCAAAGCATCTCCGCTTGTCCCACGCCCACCAGGTGGTTTCCCCTCACAGTTTGGagggaactacatttcccagcgaGCACTGGACACTAGATTGGTCACTCATGGCGACATGCGCGCCCGCCAGGGAGGACCAGAGGTAGCTTCCTGCTTCTTGACTCCGAAGTGAGCCACAGAGAATAGTTCCCGCCTGCCCGGCCGGCCTCCCTTGGGCCCTAGGAGCTCCATCCGCAGCCAGTCTCCAACCTCACCTTTCCAAGCACTGAGAGCTCCCTTCGAGCGGGAAGACCAGGCTTCCACACCGGAAGTGCCTCACTGGAAGTGGTCCCACAGAAGCGGAAACATCCGGCCTCCCAGAAGGAACTGGGTTTCAGTGTCCTCTCAGCGGATAGGTGTATCCCGGCACGCTCAGCCTGCACGTCTGTTTTTCGTCtttggagaggctgaggcagcattCACACCTAACAAAGTGCAAGTACACAGTCATGTTTCTCTTCCAGCTCATCAATAGAGCCCCACCACAGACTTGCACCTATGGGTGACTATTTTCCCCATACGGAGGACTTTCATGAGACTTGAGAATTGATTTTGGAATTTGGTATAATTCCTTTGATGATAGCagtaagattttttatttttttaaatggagtttgACAATCTGACCTGAAAtgtaatgg
Above is a window of Onychomys torridus chromosome 8, mOncTor1.1, whole genome shotgun sequence DNA encoding:
- the Mefv gene encoding pyrin; the encoded protein is MARTLGDHLLNTLEELLPYDFEKFKFKLQNTSLEKGHSRIPRGHLQMARPVKLASLLLTYYGEKYAVRLTLQILRATNQRLLAEELRKATGPEHLTEENRIGGPVQSSGENKPKSVKVPDVPEGDGTRQSGDGSDGLLPSQAEVEKGSQKKSLVKRRDPRGPESMDSQPKPWARGTAPPHRRNPGTTQSPGDKESRASAQLRRNASSAGRLQGLCSNVPGKRDCKKAEAYLPSGKKRPKSLEITTYSSQGEPPDSEGLLTPEETTDGNPHLAPSSLRIAVLNEGPTGALEKGSENPEPSMVPNEETFRNTPSKTSLTGEEKCTTSWKENGTGSPEIPGSSGKMAASTCCESCGPEEPLPLCGKPAQAPEDPASLGSTACKGILPCSRKHDAGPGGCTFSHLAQRVASDFRRSQDKAACPLCHTQKGDPHAGTCVQSFCSCSIAPGDPKAPGKCSPICSQCQRSLAGKNCGDQSPQPLPQCPRHMKQVQLLFCEDHREPICLICRLSQEHQGHRVRPMEEAALEYKEQIQKQLERLRELRGCVEKHKLQQGDKKTKNFLKQTETQQQRISCQLEKLYQFLEQQEQLFVTWLQELGQTIGKVRETYDTRISRDIALLDEIIGELEAKQDQPEWKLMQDIGVTLHRAKMVTVSEPLVTPPDVREKIHLLYQRSKFVEKSMQYFSETLRSEMETFSAVDEAKWGGHWSSRLQAQGLIPNMNLKWDGGNAQDYAIVLYPEVEAGGSEPQDYLQPQQTQGMPKLHETLSQNNKRKIRSLLKWKPSFMGRT